The Candidatus Zixiibacteriota bacterium nucleotide sequence TGTCGGTCGGGTTCCGCGCGTTGCCCAATTGAGCGCGAAACCCGACAAATCCGCTGCAAAGATCGTAAGCACCCTCAGCCGAGTTGCGAGTCGCCCCCGGCACCAAATACCCACCAATTCAATCACCATTTCGATCCCTGCCGCAGAAATACGTGCCTCCCCCTAGCGCCCAGACGGGCCCTCGTTTATTGTAGATATAACTGTAGATTAACCCGCAATCACCCGTCCGCAGGTTGCTGGCGCTCTGATTGTGCGGCTATCACCAACGGAGAGGAAGGTTGGTTATGAAACGTTCCAGAGTTTTTCTCGTGACGACGGTGCTCCTGGCGACGCTGCTTTGGCTGCTCATGGCCGGAGTCGCAGGCGCCCATTGCGACGGACTCGATGGTCCGGTGGTGACTGCCGCCAGACAGGCGCTGGAAACCGGCGACATAAACTTCGTGCTGGTCTGGGTGCAGGCCGAGGACGCCCAGACGATCTTCGAGGCGTTCAATCAGACCCTCGCTGTTCGCAAACTAGGACCAGAGGCAATGGCCCTGGCCGACATGTATTTCTTCGAGACGCTGGTGCGCGTTCACCGGGCCGGCGAGGGCGCACCGTACACTGGCCTCAAGCCGGTGGGACGGGAAATCGGCCCGGTCCTCCCGGCAGCCGATAAGGCGCTGGTCGACGGCAATCTCGAACCGGTGGTGGGGCTTATTCTCGACGCGATTCACATAGGTCTTCACGCGCGATTCGAGGCAGCCATGGTCGGCAAGAACTACAAGGCCGACGATGTCGACGCCGGACGGGAGTTTGTCGAGGCGTACGTGTCGTATATACATTATGTCGAGGGACTTTACGCCCTAGCGGCGGGTGAATCGCATGGGCATGAGGTCGAACCAGAGACCTCGCCACAATCTCACGAACACCGCTGAGCGGGTGGTAACATTTCTCGCTGCGGTCCAACATCTGCAGGCGGAGGTGTGATCGTGCCCGGCCCCGCGCCGAAGCGCGGGGTCCTTATCTGCCGACGGATCGGAAAACGTGCCCGGCAGATGTCCACATCTGCCGGCGGAGGGCATCGCGCTCTTGGAGCAACGCCTACCAGACTCACCCCAGGGCAAGCTCTAGGGCACCGAGGGGTTTCTTACGCGAGAGTCATCTCAGTCCCACCCGCAAGCGGGGGGCCCCCCGGCAGGCTGGGGGGCACGTCGGCTTGGTCACCGGAGAGACCGCGCCCGGCCGGAACCCGCCGCCAGGACAACTCGTTAGGACATCTGAGGCCACCGTGGGTTTCTTCGTCGTCGTCATCCTTGCCCTGACCCTTGTGTACGGCTATATCGGCTGGCGCATGATCGTGCCGGCCACTTTCAGTTTGCCGGTTAGTTTACTGCTCTGGGCACTAATTGTCGCCCTGCTGATTCTTCCCTTCGTGCCCATCTTCACTCGGATGCAAGGTTCGCACCCGTTCTGGGCCGACCCGTTGGCCTGGGCGGCCTACCTGAGCTTCGGGTTCATGACCTTGTTGTTCGCGTTCTTGATTGCGAAGGACGTGTCGTTTCTGGTGGCCGGCGTGGTTCAGAAGTCGGCGCACTGGATAGCGCACCTCTTCAACGGGGCGGACATTGTCGCCGACTCGGTCGATCCGGAGCGACGCCGAATGCTCACGAACGCGGTCAATGTGGGGCTGCTCGGTGTGTCCGGCGCCCTGACCGGCTACGGTCTTTTCGAGGCGACGCGCACGCCGCGGGTGATCGAAGTAGATGTACCCCTGGCTAATCTGCCGCCCGCGCTCGACCGCTTCCGGATTGTGCAGATCACGGACCTTCACGTCAGCCACACCATCAAGCGCCCGTGGGTGCAGGCGGTGGTCGACACGGTCAACAGCCTCAATCCGGACCTGGTGGCGCTCACCGGCGATTTGGCCGACGGCTCGGTCGCGCGGCTTCGTGACGATGTCGCGCCGCTCGCCGACCTGACGGCCCCCACGGTCGATTCTTCATCACCGGCAATCATGATTATTATTCCGGAGTCCAGCAATGGGTCGATGAGGCCGCCCGGCTCGGTTTCACCGTGCTCCTGAACGAACACTGGGTCATCGAGCGCGGCGACGCCCGCCTGCTGTTGGCGGGTGTGACAGATTATTCCGGCGGCCAATTCCGCGCGGATCACACCACCGATCCGCATCTCGCTCTGGCCGGCGCGCCGCCGACACACACGAAAATCCTGTTGGCCCACCAGCCGCGCAGTGTTTTCGAGGCGGTCAAAGCGGGATATGACTATGTTCTGTCCGGCCACACCCATGGCGGGCAGTATTTCCCGTACCATTTTCTGGTCGCGCTGGCCCAACCGTATGTTTCAGGGATGCACCAGCACGGCGACACTCGTATCTATGTCAGCCGTGGTACCGGCTACTGGGGACCGCAGATCAGAATCGGCGCACCGTCGGAGATTACCGTGCACCGGCTGATTTCGACGTGATTAGGGTGATGTCGACCCGGCGCAAAACATCCTGCTGAGCTTGTCGAAGCATGACGTTTGTTCTGACCATGTCAGCCTTTGACAAGCTCGGGGTGACCTAAGTGGTGGGCGGACCCGAGCGTTGAGCGGCATATTTTGCCAGCACTCCGTAGCGAGGCTACCTGTAACGGATCTTCAGAATCAGTATCGCCGAGGCAATCACCAGCGTGACAACATTCGCCAGTATCACCGGCAGGGAATCAATGATGATCCCGTAGATGAGCCATAGGGCGATACCGGTGCAGATTACCACGTACATCCAGAGAGAGATATCGCGGGTCGACTTGCTTTTCCAGATTTTCAGGAGTTGCGGAACGAATGCGGTAGTCGTGCAGGTTCCGGCAATCAGACCGATGAGGGTAGCTGTGTTCATAAAGCGTAGTTCACAAGACGCGTGTTCCGTGCGCGGCAGAGCCTGCCCCGGACTTGATCCGAGGTCCTCGTCTGCCCGAGTATCGAGGACAGATTCGGAAGGGGCAGACCGGGAGGTCTGCCGCTCACGAGTGAGATATCCGTGGGTTGGGTGGGGTGCCAGCGTTGTCATGTCCTATTTGATGTCGAGGATGTCCCGCCTCAGCAGCTCCAGCGCCGCGTTGACCGCGCGCGTGCGGTTGATCGGCCGCTCGGTACCGAAACGGTAGTGCTTCGCGTACGCGGTGTGGGCCGAGGCGAGCCCGATGTATGTCGTGCCCACGGGCTTCAGTTCCGTGCCGCCGTCGGGGCCGGCTACTCCGGTGATCGAAAGCGCGTAGTCACTCTTGAAGAGCTTCCGGCAGCCGGTCGCCATCGCCAGCGCACACTCCTCGGAAACCGCACCGTGCTGATTCAGGATGTCCTCGGTGATTCCAAGCTGCGCTGTCTTGACGTCGTTATCGTAGGCAACGACACCGCCCCGAAAATACACAG carries:
- a CDS encoding DUF6448 family protein, whose protein sequence is MKRSRVFLVTTVLLATLLWLLMAGVAGAHCDGLDGPVVTAARQALETGDINFVLVWVQAEDAQTIFEAFNQTLAVRKLGPEAMALADMYFFETLVRVHRAGEGAPYTGLKPVGREIGPVLPAADKALVDGNLEPVVGLILDAIHIGLHARFEAAMVGKNYKADDVDAGREFVEAYVSYIHYVEGLYALAAGESHGHEVEPETSPQSHEHR
- a CDS encoding SemiSWEET transporter; its protein translation is MNTATLIGLIAGTCTTTAFVPQLLKIWKSKSTRDISLWMYVVICTGIALWLIYGIIIDSLPVILANVVTLVIASAILILKIRYR